One region of Nitrospira sp. genomic DNA includes:
- a CDS encoding shikimate dehydrogenase — protein sequence MDITTQTQWCGIIGNPVEHSLSPAIHNAAFQKMGLDLVYLAFRVEALGDALKGVRALGNARGFSVTIPHKVAAIPFLDEVEPTAKHIGAINTIVVEEGKLKGYNTDASGALRALKEGGALLDGHRVLILGSGGAARAIAFALATGTGIAGLTILGIEEVERQKLVKDLREKTNIPIEDGPLTLDTLRNWVPHVRTLIHCTPVGMSPRVEESCVPTNLFRPELTVMDIVYNPRETKLLQEAKAAGCRTISGLEMFLNQAVLQFELWTKQPAPADVMRRVLESRFG from the coding sequence ATGGACATCACGACTCAGACTCAATGGTGCGGCATCATCGGCAATCCGGTCGAACATTCCCTCTCGCCGGCGATTCACAATGCGGCCTTTCAGAAGATGGGGCTGGATCTGGTCTACCTGGCGTTTCGGGTGGAAGCCCTCGGCGATGCGCTGAAAGGGGTGCGGGCCTTGGGGAATGCGCGAGGATTCAGCGTGACGATTCCTCACAAAGTGGCGGCGATTCCGTTCCTCGATGAAGTCGAGCCCACCGCCAAGCATATCGGAGCGATCAATACCATCGTCGTGGAAGAGGGCAAGCTCAAGGGCTACAACACGGACGCGTCCGGGGCGTTGCGCGCGTTGAAAGAAGGCGGGGCGTTGCTCGACGGGCATCGGGTCTTGATCCTGGGCTCCGGGGGCGCAGCCCGAGCGATTGCCTTCGCGCTGGCGACCGGGACGGGCATCGCCGGGTTGACGATCCTGGGAATCGAAGAGGTTGAGCGGCAGAAATTGGTAAAGGATTTGCGAGAGAAGACGAACATCCCTATCGAGGATGGTCCGCTCACGCTCGACACGCTTCGGAACTGGGTGCCGCATGTGCGCACCTTGATCCACTGCACGCCGGTCGGGATGTCGCCTCGGGTGGAGGAGTCCTGTGTGCCGACGAATCTCTTCAGGCCCGAACTGACGGTGATGGACATTGTCTACAATCCGCGCGAAACGAAGCTGCTGCAGGAAGCAAAGGCGGCCGGCTGCCGGACGATTTCCGGTTTGGAGATGTTCCTCAACCAGGCCGTGTTGCAATTCGAACTGTGGACGAAGCAGCCGGCCCCGGCCGATGTCATGCGACGGGTTCTGGAGTCTCGCTTTGGTTAG
- a CDS encoding SDR family oxidoreductase, whose protein sequence is MNRLQGKVAIITGGNAGIGEAIAKLFADEGAHVVVTGRRKEELDRVVKGIGVNGGRALAVAGSVTDEAHVQDVVAQTIRTFGKLHILVNNAGIGDFGKRLHEMDDATWAKVLDINLTGVFRMTRAVLPELLKGGGGSIINISTVASLVGIRGLSAYAASKGGLDSLTRSIAVDYAQDNIRCNVMNPGLVDTPMAAPLMADPASLEPIMAQYAIRRPGKPEEVAKMALYLASDEATWVTGATFPIDGGMTISKG, encoded by the coding sequence ATGAATCGGTTACAGGGGAAAGTGGCCATTATTACAGGTGGCAATGCAGGGATCGGCGAAGCCATCGCCAAGTTGTTTGCGGACGAAGGTGCGCACGTCGTCGTCACTGGCCGCCGGAAAGAGGAACTCGACCGGGTGGTGAAAGGCATCGGGGTGAACGGCGGGCGAGCGCTGGCAGTCGCCGGGTCCGTTACGGATGAAGCGCATGTGCAGGATGTGGTCGCGCAGACGATACGTACCTTCGGCAAGCTGCATATTCTGGTGAACAACGCCGGAATCGGTGATTTCGGCAAACGGCTCCACGAAATGGACGATGCCACCTGGGCGAAGGTGCTGGACATCAATCTCACGGGGGTCTTTCGGATGACCCGCGCAGTTCTTCCTGAGCTGTTGAAGGGCGGGGGCGGTTCGATCATCAACATTTCCACCGTGGCGAGCCTGGTCGGGATCCGCGGTCTGTCGGCCTATGCCGCGTCCAAAGGCGGCCTGGACTCGTTGACGCGGTCCATCGCGGTCGATTATGCACAGGACAACATCCGCTGCAACGTCATGAATCCCGGTCTGGTGGATACGCCCATGGCAGCGCCCTTAATGGCCGATCCTGCCAGCCTGGAACCGATCATGGCCCAGTACGCCATCCGTCGCCCCGGCAAGCCGGAAGAAGTAGCGAAGATGGCGCTCTACCTTGCATCCGACGAGGCCACCTGGGTGACCGGAGCGACGTTCCCTATCGATGGAGGTATGACCATCAGCAAGGGGTAA
- a CDS encoding tRNA (adenine-N1)-methyltransferase — protein MSQLQNGERVHLVDKKGRQYALTLKAGDIYHFSGETIPHDELIGKPDGTVVTLSKGKRFLALRPTFGEYVLKMPRGAQVLYPKDLSLIPMWADVYPGARVFEAGTGSGALTMALLRAVGPTGLVVTYEARDDFARTALTNIERYMGPVSTLMPCRKNAYEGIDVLEDGRLFDRLVLDLPEPWQVVPHAAKVLRSGGIYLSFVPTIPQVMQTVDALERTSVFGMIETFETLLRTWSIQGRSVRPDHRMVAHSGFLTVARKVEEGWWSRPNKTVEAEATGEQENEAHEGEDAQA, from the coding sequence ATGTCACAACTACAAAACGGCGAACGTGTTCATCTGGTCGACAAAAAGGGCCGGCAATATGCCCTGACATTGAAAGCCGGGGATATCTATCACTTCAGCGGCGAAACGATTCCGCACGATGAGCTCATCGGCAAGCCGGACGGCACCGTGGTGACCCTCTCGAAGGGCAAACGGTTTCTCGCGCTCCGGCCGACCTTCGGGGAATATGTCCTGAAAATGCCTCGCGGGGCGCAGGTACTCTATCCCAAAGACCTGTCGTTGATCCCGATGTGGGCGGATGTCTATCCCGGCGCGCGGGTCTTCGAGGCCGGAACCGGGTCCGGAGCGCTCACCATGGCGTTGTTGCGCGCCGTGGGGCCGACCGGCCTGGTCGTCACCTACGAAGCCCGTGACGATTTTGCCCGTACGGCATTGACCAACATCGAACGCTATATGGGGCCCGTGTCTACCCTCATGCCCTGTCGCAAGAATGCCTACGAGGGCATCGATGTGCTGGAAGACGGCCGCTTGTTCGATCGTCTGGTGCTGGATTTGCCGGAACCCTGGCAGGTGGTGCCGCATGCGGCGAAAGTCCTGCGCTCGGGCGGCATTTATTTGAGTTTCGTGCCGACCATCCCCCAGGTCATGCAAACCGTGGATGCACTGGAGCGCACGTCGGTATTCGGCATGATCGAAACCTTTGAAACGTTGTTGCGGACCTGGTCGATTCAGGGGCGGAGTGTCCGGCCCGATCATCGTATGGTGGCGCATTCGGGTTTCCTGACCGTCGCAAGAAAGGTCGAAGAGGGCTGGTGGTCTCGTCCGAACAAAACGGTCGAGGCAGAGGCCACCGGCGAGCAGGAGAACGAAGCGCACGAGGGGGAGGACGCACAGGCATGA
- a CDS encoding shikimate kinase has translation MDPRMNLVLIGYRGTGKSTVGKVLARKLGRTVVSTDAEIVKRAQLSVPEIVKQFGWEHFRDLESAVCRDFAARDQLIIDTGGGAILRPENVEALRRTGTLVWLTATVETITRRIGGDTQRPSLTGTKSFTEEIRDVLNERTPKYQAAANHVVSTDGVSTAEVASRILQLIPRGSTG, from the coding sequence ATGGATCCTCGCATGAATCTCGTGTTGATCGGATACCGTGGGACCGGCAAGAGCACGGTCGGAAAGGTGCTGGCGCGCAAGCTGGGTCGTACCGTGGTGTCGACCGATGCCGAGATCGTGAAGCGGGCACAACTGTCCGTGCCTGAGATCGTCAAACAGTTCGGGTGGGAGCATTTTCGCGACTTGGAGTCGGCCGTCTGCCGTGATTTTGCTGCGCGGGACCAGCTGATCATCGATACCGGCGGCGGTGCCATTCTGCGGCCGGAAAATGTGGAGGCGTTGCGACGAACCGGGACACTGGTCTGGCTCACCGCGACCGTGGAGACGATCACGCGTCGGATCGGCGGTGATACCCAGCGCCCGTCATTGACGGGCACGAAGTCCTTCACGGAGGAAATACGGGACGTGTTGAACGAGCGCACACCCAAGTATCAGGCGGCCGCCAACCACGTCGTGTCCACCGACGGCGTCTCGACTGCCGAGGTCGCCTCACGCATTCTGCAGCTGATACCCCGTGGGTCAACCGGCTGA
- a CDS encoding type II toxin-antitoxin system YafQ family toxin, which translates to MYQPLLRLATKDASDRLLAKKRGQDIDDLEDIIDLLQFRKVLPVRNRDHALSGNWKHHRECHVAPDWLLIYRTDDEFLYLERTGSHADLFE; encoded by the coding sequence ATCTACCAGCCGCTCCTTCGCCTCGCAACGAAGGATGCCTCGGACAGACTCCTAGCCAAAAAACGAGGGCAGGATATCGACGACCTCGAGGACATCATTGACCTCCTACAATTTCGAAAGGTTTTGCCCGTCAGAAATAGAGACCATGCCCTCTCCGGCAATTGGAAACATCACCGGGAATGCCACGTTGCTCCCGACTGGCTCCTGATTTACAGAACCGATGATGAATTCCTGTACCTGGAGCGTACCGGCTCACATGCCGACCTGTTCGAGTAA
- a CDS encoding type II toxin-antitoxin system RelB/DinJ family antitoxin, translating into MSKSHRINTRIDGGLKKRAVKIFDRLGLTEAEAIRLFYAQVELHQGIPFPVTVPNATTIAALDETNKPEKLPSFKTFRALRNHTGV; encoded by the coding sequence ATATCAAAGTCACACCGGATTAATACCCGTATCGATGGAGGCCTCAAAAAGAGAGCCGTGAAGATTTTCGATCGCCTGGGCCTCACTGAAGCCGAAGCTATCCGCCTGTTCTATGCTCAGGTCGAACTCCATCAGGGAATTCCATTCCCTGTCACCGTTCCAAACGCCACGACCATTGCCGCCCTGGACGAAACGAACAAGCCGGAGAAACTCCCTTCCTTTAAGACCTTCCGCGCCCTCAGAAACCATACGGGCGTATAA
- a CDS encoding DUF2971 domain-containing protein, with protein sequence MQLTENEQKLLDDLIQNVLGAWSRHHEQVPHVLYHYTSADGLIGILSSKSIWLTDLRYMNDLSELQYSKALVEKRLALQLEAPGLSDIQKTFIRRIGTSFDPFHAGYSVFSASFCEEGNLLSQWRAYRGRGGGYAIGFDFFHLLRLLSRHCVLRRVMYGESEQVTVIDSVIKEFLRVLDNDENKLLNLKETESSFLPALCQAFSSTIGELMFSFKHPDFKEEREWRLVHFASASPTSHRGNDLPKFRSYDGNIIPYYTVQLDKAIALSLEDTYGYAFPVVELMIGPTINADLNQESVKLLLLSLNPDIAPKISRSGIPLRWL encoded by the coding sequence ATGCAGCTAACTGAAAATGAACAGAAGCTGTTAGATGACCTAATCCAAAATGTTTTGGGAGCATGGTCGCGGCATCATGAGCAGGTGCCGCATGTGCTCTATCATTACACTTCGGCAGATGGACTAATCGGAATACTTAGTAGCAAAAGTATTTGGCTGACCGATCTGCGGTACATGAACGATCTATCGGAATTGCAATATTCTAAAGCACTCGTAGAGAAGAGGCTGGCCCTGCAGCTGGAGGCTCCAGGGTTGAGCGACATTCAGAAGACTTTTATTCGACGGATTGGGACGAGTTTTGATCCTTTTCACGCTGGGTACTCTGTCTTTTCGGCTTCCTTCTGCGAGGAAGGGAATCTTCTTAGTCAATGGCGAGCATACAGAGGTCGCGGTGGTGGCTATGCTATTGGGTTTGATTTTTTTCATCTATTGCGTCTTCTGAGTAGGCACTGTGTTTTGCGTAGAGTTATGTATGGTGAATCCGAGCAGGTGACGGTGATTGATTCTGTCATAAAAGAGTTTCTGCGCGTTCTCGATAATGATGAAAATAAACTATTGAATCTCAAAGAGACCGAAAGTTCATTCCTTCCAGCTCTGTGCCAAGCCTTCAGTTCAACCATAGGTGAGCTGATGTTCTCTTTCAAACATCCAGATTTTAAAGAGGAGCGTGAATGGCGCTTAGTTCACTTTGCCAGTGCTTCGCCGACATCTCATAGGGGTAATGATCTCCCAAAATTTCGGAGTTACGACGGAAACATAATCCCGTACTATACCGTTCAGCTCGACAAGGCGATCGCGTTATCTCTCGAAGATACGTATGGTTATGCTTTTCCTGTAGTTGAATTAATGATTGGACCAACGATAAATGCGGATCTGAATCAAGAGTCAGTCAAACTGCTTCTCCTTTCTTTAAATCCAGACATTGCTCCAAAAATAAGTCGTTCCGGCATTCCGCTCAGATGGCTCTAG